TTGCCGGGCAGCCTGTCGGACTGGCTGGGCCTGTTCGGCGGCCTGTGCTTCGCCTTCAACAGCGTGATGTTGCGCCGCATGGCGCCGCACACCCGGGAAGAGGGGCGGGCGGTGGCGATGCTGCTGGGCGGCATCCTGACCGCCGGCGCGCTGGCCACGCTGCTGTCCGCCGGCGGCAGCATCGCCTGGCCACCGGCGCCGCAGCCGCAATGGCTGCTGGTGGTGGGGATGCTGGGTGGCCTGTTCCTGGTGTCCAACCTGGCCTACCAATACGGGGCGGCCCGCTTGCCGGCGGCCGTCACCTCGGTGGTGATGCTGACCGAGGTGGCCTTCGCCTCGGGCAGTTCGGTGGCTTTCGGCAGCGCGGTACTGACCCCGCAGGTGCTGCTGGGCGGGGCCTTGATCGTGGCAGCGGCGGCGATGGCAGCGCTGGGGCCGGGGCGCAGTGGCGAGGCAGGCTGAGGACGCCGAGCAGGCGCCCACGCGGGCCTTCCGGGATGTCTACCGCTCCGGCCCCGCCAGCAGCCGCCGCATCTCCGCCAGCAGCTCGTCGTCCGCATA
This genomic stretch from Eleftheria terrae harbors:
- a CDS encoding DMT family transporter, whose amino-acid sequence is MSAPAALPAATPAATLPILALMVNALVWGLSWWPFRLLHTTAGLHPLWATVLVFVLATLVLLAWRPGGLRQLATQPQLWILSLAAGSTNAAFNWGVSTGDVMRVVLLFYLMPLWSALFARVLLHERFTTRTVLRMVLALGGAAIVLKPPGADWPLPGSLSDWLGLFGGLCFAFNSVMLRRMAPHTREEGRAVAMLLGGILTAGALATLLSAGGSIAWPPAPQPQWLLVVGMLGGLFLVSNLAYQYGAARLPAAVTSVVMLTEVAFASGSSVAFGSAVLTPQVLLGGALIVAAAAMAALGPGRSGEAG